The following proteins come from a genomic window of Triticum aestivum cultivar Chinese Spring chromosome 6A, IWGSC CS RefSeq v2.1, whole genome shotgun sequence:
- the LOC123130657 gene encoding uncharacterized protein — translation MSLANPPARNTRDHPRRSPVRLARAGVSQAASSQDPSPRQVPRRSTCCQVHPLLHTGEELPTATPNPSICSAMASLSFFPRRCLKPPQTALDPAGLRQVTVPSDPVVPGSSSRLRLAAPPPRTDLGAVLACCCSLHPQRPCLLSVLLVRVAPSPPAAAPLDSLFVFGNY, via the exons ATGAGCCTTGCCAATCCCCCCGCCAG GAACACCAGGGACCATCCTCGCCGGTCTCCAGTTCGCCTCGCACGCGCCGGGGTTTCCCAAGCCGCGTCCTCGCAGGATCCGTCGCCCCGCCAAGTTCCTCGCCGGAGCACCTGCTGCCAAGTCCACCCATTGCTCCATACGGGAGAGGAGCTCCCCACAGCAACACCGAACCCATCCATCTGCAGCGCCATGGCCTCATTGAGTTTCTTCCCACGCCGGTGCCTCAAGCCGCCACAGACCGCTCTAGATCCGGCCGGCCTCCGCCAAGTCACCGTTCCTTCGGATCCCGTCGTTCCTGGGTCCTCCTCGCGCCTTCGACTTGCGGCTCCACCGCCCCGTACGGATCTTGGAGCCGTCCTTGCCTGCTGCTGCTCCTTGCATCCCCAGCGCCCCTGCCTTCTCTCCGTCCTGCTCGTCCGCGTCGCCCCAAGCCCGCCGGCAGCAGCACCGCTTGACTCCCTCTTCGTCTTCGGCAACTACTAG